The Arachis ipaensis cultivar K30076 chromosome B03, Araip1.1, whole genome shotgun sequence region CTACAACCCTATCTGATCACAGTACAATGCATCTTTTCAATTCCTTACGAATACCCTTCAAAGTTAATTGTTCTATTTTAAGCTGGTATTCTTTCGGACAATTTGAATTCATTTCGACATCGCATGCAATCCTTAGACGCAACCATTGATATGTTAGTTTCATAGGACACGAATTATGGTATGTAAGGTTGTTGAAAAAGTTCAAGGCAAAAATTCTGTATAATTGACAGTATAGTAAATCAGTTTCTGGGAATAGTCCCAGTCATAATTTTGAATGAAACTATTTTTCCATGAAACTTTAAGGTGTTTTGAGCGTTTCATAAAAAATTCAGAGTTTATTGATAACTAGTTTGAGAGAAACGAATTTTTGAAGATGGATGGTTTCTGCAGAAAATTCTATTTCTTTACTGCAGAAGCACCAACTACCAAGTCACAACTGAAACCAACGGCCATTTCAAGCTTTGTGTCTCCACAACTGAAACCAACCGCGAAAATCAACATGTGAAGTTGACACTACGTGACGAGCTGTAATTTGGACGCGTGCAAGTAACCTTTAACCAAAGCGATGGGGTTGATGAAACAACTCTGACGCAGCCAAATGTATCCCATTTTCTATTGGGGAAAGAAGGTTAATTAAGTGTGATTAGGCGATTAAGCTTAGAACGTTGATGGGCTGAACTTTTGACATGTTGATGGCCAGGAGTGATATGCCATGCCAAAAAATTTACTAACCTTATAATCATATTGCAATTATTCGTATGGACCACGAATACACCAAGAATATAAATAATAATCTATTACTAAACATTTTACTAAccttataattatattataattcaGTGGTAAAGCCTTAAATTCTCAATTAATTTTAACATGTATTTAACTACTTTTTGAATTAAAATCCCTGTAACGGGTACTTCAGAGTTCCATTATATTAACTCTTCCTAGCACTTCAATAAATATCTGTTANNNNNNNNNNNNNNNNNNNNNNNNNNNNNNNNNNNNNNNNNNNNNNNNNNNNNNNNNNNNNNNNNNNNNNNNNNNNNNNNNNNNNNNNNNNNNNNNNNNNNNNNNNNNNNNNNNNNNNNNNNNNNNNNNNNNNNNNNNNNNNNNNNNNNNNNNNNNNNNNNNNNNNNNNNNNNNNNNNNNNNNNNNNNNNNNNNNNNNNNNNNNNNNNNNNNNNNNNNNNNNNNNNNNNNNNNNNNNNNNNNNNNNNNNNNNNNNNNNNNNNNNNNNNNNNNNNNNNNNNNNNNNNNNNNNNNNNNNNNNNNNNNNNNNNNNNNNNNNNNNNNNNNNNNNNNNNNNNNNNNNNNNNNNNNNNNNNNNNNNNNNNNNNNNNNNNNNNNNNNNNNNNNNNNNNNNNNNNNNNNNNNNNNNNNNNNNNNNNNNNNNNNNNNNNNNNNNNNNNNNNNNNNNNNNNNNNNNNNNNNNNNNNNNNNNNNNNNNNNNNNNNNNNNNNNNNNNNNNNNNNNNNNNNNNNNNNNNNNNNNNNNNNNNNNNNNNNNNNNNNNNNNNNNNNNNNNNNNNNNNNNNNNNNNNNNNNNNNNNNNNNNNNNNNNNNNNNNNNNNNNNNNNNNNNNNNNNNNNNNNNNNNNNNNNNNNNNNNNNNNNNNNNNNNNNNNNNNNNNNNNNNNNNNNNNNNNNNNNNNNNNNNNNNNNNNNNNNNNNNNNNNNNNNNNNNNNNNNNNNNNNNNNNNNNNNNNNNNNNNNNNNNNNNNNNNNNNNNNNNNNNNNNNNNNNNNNNNNNNNNNNNNNNNNNNNNNNNNNNNNNNNNNNNNNNNNNNNNNNNNNNNNNNNNNNNNNNNNNNNNNNNNNNNNNNNNNNNNNNNNNNNNNNNNNNNNNNNNNNNNNNNNNNNNNNNNNNNNNNNNNNNNNNNNNNNNNNNNNNNNNNNNNNNNNNNNNNNNNNNNNNNNNNNNNNNNNNNNNNNNNNNNNNNNNNNNNNNNNNNNNNNNNNNNNNNNNNNNNNNNNNNNNNNNNNNNNNNNNNNNNNNNNNNNNNNNNNNNNNNNNNNNNNNNNNNNNNNNNNNNNNNNNNNNNNNNNNNNNNNNNNNNNNNNNNNNNNNNNNNNNNNNNNNNNNNNNNNNNNNNNNNNNNNNNNNNNNNNNNNNNNNNNNNNNNNNNNNNNNNNNNNNNNNNNNNNNNNNNNNNNNNNNNNNNNNNNNNNNNNNNNNNNNNNNNNNNNNNNNNNNNNNNNNNNNNNNNNNNNNNNNNNNNNNNNNNNNNNNNNNNNNNNNNNNNNNNNNNNNNNNNNNNNNNNNNNNNNNNNNNNNNNNNNNNNNNNNNNNNNNNNNNNNNNNNNNNNNNNNNNAcggataataaaaaataataagctATAATGACATTCTAAGTTCTAATTAACCTCCCTTGTAAAAGAACTCACCCCTTATTCTCAACAATGTGCTGTCCGCATAGCCCGCAAATTGTAGATAGAGCCGACTCCCACGCTGCCACAGTCTCTTTGCCGTATGTATCTTCATGTTTTCTCATGGCTTCCTTAGATTTGATGCTATTCTGATATCTAACTTCTGAAGGCTCCACGTGGTAAAAAACTGGAAAAACGGGGCGATTTCTTCCATTGTTGGAGTACTTGAGTATCTCCACTAGCTCCACGAGGCACCACGAGGAAGACACATAGTTTGGGCTCATCATAACAATGAACATCCTTGATCTTTTAATGGCTTCCACAAGAGTAGATTTAATTGGGTCACTTAGTTTCAGATCCGGACAATCTCTAAACACTTTGAGGTTTCCGTTTTCTGCGAGTTTACGGTAGAGAGAATCTGAGGATATGTATCTTGTGTCTTCGCCTCTAAAGCTCAGAAAAACATCGTACATACCGGATGATGATGACGAAGAGGAGGAGGCAGCTGCTCCATTGTCGGCCATGATGTGGTGTTATAATTAAGTGGAGATCGTATGTGTCTGCAAGAAAGTCAACTACTAGTGTGGACATATATGAAGGAAGCAAGAGGTGTCGAATTAAgaaaaaatgaataataataacaataaataaataaataaataaatttataaatgaaTGATaactaattcaaaaaaaataaagctCTACATCTAAACAAAATACTTATCCAAATCTGTTTAAGTTGTTATAATAATTTTTCAAATCATGcgctctttctctttctccttctccgtttctttctccttctccttctcctcctcctcctcgtatttcttcttctttttccaaaTTTGCACACGcaaatttttcttctttccttcttcttctcctctttttccttctcctcctcctccttcttcttctttattgttATCACCAATAACACTAACATTTTGCAAACGTCTTTATTAGTTCTAATTTTCTCTActgccatcattaaataattttggttcatttcttaatttatttcggTTTATTTATGGTTAATTGTCGgtttatttgtgtgttaatttcggttcacttgatgctgctaaTAAGTATTGACAAAATTTTGTATTCACAAGTGAACcaaaattaacacacaaatgaaccgaaattaattcacaaataaaccaaaataaactaaaaaataaactgaaattatttaatgatggcacCAGAAAAAATCAGAACCAATAAAGATGTTAGTAAAATGTtagtgttgttggtgatgacgataagaaagaggagaagaagaagaaaatgaggaggaggagaagcAGAAAAAGAATCTACATgcgaggaaaaaaaaagaagcatggggggaggagaagaagaaaaaatatatataatgacGCTCTTTCAATGAAAATGATTTTTGTTGGTGTTGGACTTACTTGAAtaaatttggattaaaaaaaatacttagatGTGTAACAATTCTGATTAAAAAACATATAATGAGCAAtgattgttgtttttttttttttttaaatatcttacTATAGTTACTAtagatatttattttatattgtttcatgaatggtaattaattcaaaCGTCTATAATATATTACATTTTTTTTGGTCTTTAATAATNATATAATGAGTAATGatcgttgtttttttttttttttaaataacaactACATCTTACTAtagatatttattttatattgtttcatgaatggtaattaattcaaaCGTCTATAATATATTACATTTTTTTTGGTAAGATAATTCTTTAATAATACATGGTTCCGTCCTATCTAACCATGTTTTTGGTA contains the following coding sequences:
- the LOC107633676 gene encoding toll/interleukin-1 receptor-like protein, with translation MADNGAAASSSSSSSSGMYDVFLSFRGEDTRYISSDSLYRKLAENGNLKVFRDCPDLKLSDPIKSTLVEAIKRSRMFIVMMSPNYVSSSWCLVELVEILKYSNNGRNRPVFPVFYHVEPSEVRYQNSIKSKEAMRKHEDTYGKETVAAWESALSTICGLCGQHIVENKG